The nucleotide sequence CCGGCGCGCCGGCGCCTACCCGCACGAGCTGTCCGGCGGGCAGCGCCAGCGGGTGATGATCGCGATGGCGCTGGCCTGCGACCCGCAGCTGATCGTCGCCGACGAGCCGACGACGGCGCTGGACGTGATGATCCAGGCGCAGATCCTCACGCTGATCGAGTCACTGGTCGCCGACCAGGGCATCAGCCTGCTGATGATCAGCCACGACCTGTCCGTGCTCGCCGACACCTGCGACCGGCTGGCCGTCATGTACGCCGGGCGGATCGTCGAGGAGGGCCCGGCCGGGGCGGTCTTCGGCGCCGCCCGGCACCCCTACGGCGCGGCGCTGGCGGCGGCGTTCCCGCGGATCGGCGACCCGGCGTCGCGGCGGCGGCCGCAGGGACTGGCCGGCGACCCGCCCGACCCGGCCGAACTGCCCGCCGGATGCGCGTTCCACCCGCGCTGTGCCGTACGGCTGGACCACTGCGACGCCGTCGACCCGACGCTCTGGCCGGTGGACGGCGAGGACCGGCGGGCCGCCTGCGTCCGCGTCCTGCCCGACGACGGTCGCTCCCTGGTGGCCGTGACCTCGGAAGGGCGGGAGTCCGCGTGAGCGAACCGATCCTGTCCGCCGAGGACCTTCACGTCGAGTTCGCCTCCCGCCGCGGCGGCGGCCGGGCCCGCGCCGTCGACGGCGTCAACCTCGACATCGCGCGGGGCGAGATCGTCGCGCTGGTCGGCGAGTCCGGCTGCGGCAAGACGACCTTGGCCCGCACCCTGCTCGGCCTGGAGCGGCCGACGTCGGGACGGGTGCTGCACGGCGGCACTCCCCTCACCTACTCGTCGCGGGCGCTCAAGCGGTTCCGCCGCGACGTGCAGCTGGTGCTGCAGGACCCGAGCGGCTCGCTGAACCCGCGGCACACCGTCTACGACGCGGTCGCCGAAGGACTGCGCATCCACGGCGACGTCCCGAACGAGCGGGAGCGGGTCGCCGACGCGCTGTCGCGGGCCGGGCTGCGTCCGCCGGAACGCTTCTTCCTGCGGTTCCCGCACGAGCTGTCCGGCGGGCAGCGGCAGCGGGTCGTCATCGCCGGCGCGCTGGTCCTGGATCCGAACGTCATCGTCGCCGACGAGCCGGTCGCGTCGCTGGACGCGTCGGTGCGCGGCGAGATCCTGGCGCTGCTGCTGCGGCTGCGCGACGACCTGGGGCTGGCGGCGCTGGTGGTGACGCACGACCTCGGGCTGGCGTGGAACATCGCCGACCGGGTCGCCGTCATGTACCTGGGCCGGATCGTCGAGACCGGGCCGGTGGAGAAGATCCTCACCGCGCCGGAGCACCCGTACACGCAGGCGCTGCTGTCGGTGTTGCCGGACGCGCCCGGCTCCCCCGTCGTCCTGCAGGGCGAGCCGCCGGACCCGACGCGGATCCCGTCAGGCTGCCGGTTCCATCTGCGCTGCCCCGTGCTGGCGTCGGGCGCGGCGGCCGCGGCCGGGGTGGACGGCGCCTGCCGCGGCGAGGACCCCGGCGTGCTGGCCGGCGGGACGGCCACCCAGGTGGCCTGCCACTACGCGGTTCATGTGACAGTGTGCTGACGGTCAGCGACCTGGCTGCGGCAGCCCGGCCCTGACCAGCGCGAACGCCTCGGCGACCAGGTCGTTGAGGGGGCGCTCGGACTTGCCCGTCGCCCAGAGGTCCAGGGCCGTCTTGAACGAGTGCCCCGCTGCGCCGGCGATGAGGTGCGGGTAGAGATCGCGGCTCGCGTCGGTGCCCGTGCGGGCGGCGATGGTCTCGGCGAACCGGCGGCGCATGGTGTCGAACGCGGCCAGCTGACTGGCGATGACGTTGGGATGCGCCATGATCATGTCCATCTGTGCCATCATGCGGGCACGCGCCTGCGGACTGTCGTCGAGGGCGCCGAGGAAAACGGTCTGCAGACTGTCCCAGATGGGCTCGTCGGCCGGCCGCGCCTCGATCTCGTCGGTGAGCCTCTCGGCCCAGTCGATGATGGAGGCGACGATGGCCTCCTCGCGGCTGGAGAAGTAGTTGTGGAACGTGCGGGGCGAGACGTCGGCGGCCGCGGCGATGGCCTCGACGGTGACGTGCTCGACCCCGAGTTCGACGGCGAGCCGGTTGGCGGCGGCGGAGAGAGCGGCGCGAGTGGCCGCCTTCTTGCGCTCGCGCAGACCCACTTCTACTGTCATGTCAACTACTTTAGCAAAAAGTTGCAGAGACTGCAAAACTGCTGAGCAAGAAAAGTTGCAGAGCCGCGCCGGACAGGCGGACGGGCGGCCGGGACCTCTCCGTCCGGCCGCCCGTCCTCTTTCACCGGGGGGTCTTAGCGCTGCTGCGCCGGTTCCGGTTCCAACTCCGCCTCGGGCTCCTCCCGATACTGGCGGTTGAGCTTCTCGCCCTCGACGTCGACGTTCGGGAGCAGGCGGTCCAGCCAGCGCGGCAGGAACCAGGCCCGGCTGCCCAGCAGCGTCATGACCGCCGGGACGATCGTCATGCGGACGACGAACGCGTCGAAGGCGACCGCCGCGGCCAGCGCGAGGCCGATCTGCATGATGAAGTCCTCACCGCCGAAGATGAAGGCGGCGAACACGCTGATCATGATCATTGCGGCGGCGCTGACCACGCGGGCGCCGTGCTGGAAGCCGATGACCACCGACTCAGTGGGCGATGCGCCGTGCACGTGTTCCTCGCGCATCCGGGTGACCAGGAAGACCTGGTAGTCCATCGCGAGGCCGAACACCACGCCGATGAGGAAGATCGGCAGCATGCTGACGATCGGGCCGGTCTGCTCGATGCCCAGCGCGCCGTTGAACCAGCCCCACTGGAACACCGCCACGAGGGCGCCGAAGGTGGCGCCCATCGTGAGCAGGAACCCGAGCGCGGCCTTGAGCGGCACGAGGATCGAACGGAACACGATCGTCAGCAGAATCAGCGACAAACCGACGACCAGCAGCAGGTACGGCAGCAGCGCGTCGGCCATCCGCTCGGTGAAGTCGATGTTGATGGCCGTCGTACCGGTGACGGCGAGCGTCGCCCCGGTCTCATCCGCCAGGCTCTCGCCCTGGTCGCGGATGGCCGCCACCAGGTCCTCGGTCTCGGTGCTCCCCGGCGCGGATTCGGGCACGACGTTGACGATGGCGGTGTCGCCGGCCTCGTTGAACATCGGCGGCGAGACCGAGACGACGTCGTCGACCTCACCGAGCGTTCCGGCCACCTGGTCGGCCGCCGCCTGCGGGTCGCCGCTGCCGGTCGCGTCGACCACGATCATCAGTGGCCCGTTGAAGCCGGCGCCGAACCCCTCGACGGTCAGGTCGTAGGCTTCGCGCTGGGTGGTCCCCGGAGCTGAACTGCCCTCGTCGGGCAGGCCCAGGCGCAGGTCGAGCACCGGCGCCGCGAGGGCGAGCATGCCGACACCGGCCACCACGAGCACCGGGATCGGGCGCCGGGTGATGAGGTTCGCCCACCGGCGGCCCAGGGTGGGCTTGCCGCCGTCCCCCTCCGGGTCGCGGACCTTGCGCAGGCCCGGGATGCGGCCGCCCATCACGCGGCGCTTCGCGAAGCCCAGCAGCGCGGGCAGCAGCGTCAGCGCGATGATGACGGCGACGCCGACGGTGAGTGCCGCCGCCAGGCCCATCTCCGTCAGCAGCGGGATGTTCACCACGAAGAGGCCGGCCAGTGCGATCATGACGGTCAGCCCCGCGAACACGACGGCGGAGCCGGCAGTGCCGACGGCGCGACCGGCCGCCTCTTCGCCTTCGCGGCCGATCGCCAGCTCGTGCCGGTACCGCGACACGATGAACAGTGCGTAGTCGATGCCGACGGCGAGCCCGAGCATGAGAGCGAGCGTGGGCGTGCTGGAGCCGATGTCGATGAAGCCGCTGGCGGCCGTGATCGCGGAGATGCCGATCATGATGCCGAGGATGGCCGTGAGCAGCGGGAGCCCCGCGGCGATCAGTGAGCCGAACGTGATGACGAGGACCACCGCGGCCACGGCGATGCCGACGAACTCGGTGCCGCCACCCGGCTCCTCCTCGGCCATGGCCGCCTCGCCGCCGAGCTCCACCGTCAGGCCGGCGTCGCGGCCGTTCTCGGCCGCCTCGAACAACGCGTCCCTGGCCTCGTCGGTCAGGTCGGCGAACTGGACGGAGTAGGTCACCTGCGAGAACGCGATGCGCTGGTCGTCCGAGACGGTGCCGGCCTCGAAGGGATCTGGCACCTGCGCGACCTGCGGCGCCGACGCGAGCTCGGCCAGGACCTCCTCGACGGCGGCCTGGTTCTCGGGCTCGGTGAGAGTCTCGCCCTCGGGTGCGGCGAACACCACCCGCGCCTGCACCCCGTCGGCGTTGCTGCCAGGGAAGCGCTCGTCGAGGAGGTCGAAGGCCTCCTGGGACTCGGTGCCCGGGATGGAGAACGTGTCGGACGTGGGCCCGGAGAGCGTCGCCGCACCCACCCCGACGAGCGCGACGAGGCCGAGCCAGATGGCCAGCACCACCCCGCGGCGCCGATACGAGAACCGGCCGAGCCGGTAGAGGAATGTCGCCACCGAAGTCTCCAAGCGTGTGAGAAGTGCGACGTCAGAACACCATGACGAACCTGTGAGCAGCCTGAGAGCGACGTGTGCGGCGCCCCACTCCGGTGTGAGACTGCTACTACCAGCCTGCCCCGTCCGCAATCTGACACTAACTTACTTCTTGCGGATCATGCAAATCTTCCCAGCGGGCAAGTTTTCTTCCCGGGCATGACGGCCGCTGGTCATCTCCCCGTTGCCCGATCCCCGGCCGGTGGTCACCTGCGCCTCCTACCGTCCGGCCATGACGATCCGAGCGCGCAGACGCGCAGCTGTGACGGCGGCCTTGCTGAGCGCCGCGGTGGCCGCCCCGCTGGCGGTCATGGGGACGACGGCGGTCGCCGAGGAGTCGCGTCTGGGTCAGCAGACCCTGTGGCGCGAGAGCTTCAACGGGCTGTCCGGCACGGTCGCGGACGACGGCTACACGCACGAGCCGCCGCGCGGCTGGACCGTCGAGGTCACCCCCGAGATGGAGGCCGGCGGCGTCGACGACTGGCGCGGCTGGTCGTTCACCACCCGCGAGTTCTGGACCGCGGCCGAGGACCAGATGCGGTTCCGGTTCGGCCGCGCCGACGACGTCATCGCCGTCGCCGACTCCGACGAGTACGACGACGCCGCGGGCGCCGCCGACCGGTTCGACACCACGCTGACCTCGCGGCCGGTGCGGGTGTTCGGGCACGACGAGCTGGAGCTGACGTTCGACTCGCACCTGCGCCCGTGGACCGGCCAGTCCGCCACCGTCACCGTCGAGTTCGACGGCAGCGGCGAGGAGACGACGCTGCTGCGCTACGACTCCACCAACACGACGAACGACTACGACGGCAACCTCGCCAACAGCACCGAGGCGCTGCGCTTCGCCGTCCCGTCCGGGGTGCGGCAGGCCGTGTTCCGGTGGCGCCTCGACGCCCCGCGCAACTCCTGGTACTGGGCGATCGACAGCGTGTCCGTGCGCACGACCGCGACGTCCACCCCGTCGCTCGACGACGCGACCTCGCTGTGGGTCGTCAGCGACATCCAGGGTCATCCGCGCGACTTCGCCCACGGCCTGCGCGACCTCGACGCCGTCCGCCCCGACGGTGCCGGGCTGCTGATCGCCGGCGACATCGTCCCCACCGGGACGACTGCCGAGTGGCAGCAGATCAACGACGTCGTCGCGGGCGCTGAGACGGCGGGGATCATGCCGGACCAGCTGGTGGCCGCGATCGGCAACCACGAGAACTACGCGGCCGAGTCCTGGGAGACGCTGCGCGACCGGTTCCTCGACTTCGCCGGGCGCGACGAGGTCTACGGCGAGTACGTGCTGGAGGGCGGCGGCGGCTCGGTGCCGGTGCTGGTCATCGGCCAGGAGTTCCCCCGTCCGCCCGAGGTCGGCATGTCCGACGAGCAGGTCGCGTGGCTGGACGAGCGGCTCGACTACTGGACGGCGAGGAAGAAGCAGGTGCTGGTCATCGCCCACTTCCCGCTCGGTGACACCGTCTCGGCGTCGTGGATCCCCTGGTACCACGAGAGCTACGACCGCAACGACGAGCTCACCGCCATGCTCGGCGACCACCCCAACGCGATCTTCCTCAGCGGCCACACCCACTACCCGTTCGAGCTCGGCGACTGGGCCGTCCGGCGGCGCGTCCCCGGCGGTCACCCGGACGGCTTCCTCGCCATCAACACCGGCGCCATGCACATCGAGTGGGACGCCCGCGGCGAGAACACCAGCGGCATCGGCGAGGTCACCACCCGCGACATCAACCGCGGCCTCACCATCGACGTCTACGCCGACCGCGTCGTCATCGAAGCGCGCGACTTCGGCCTGGCCGGCACGTCCGGCGACAACGACGTCAACGAGGTGCTGCGTCATCTCGAGGTCGGGAACCCGCTGCTGCACGGGCGGCCGCGCTGAGCTCTGCTCGTCCAGATCATGGGTGAGCGTCTGCTGTTGCCATAGCGACACCAGGCGCTCACCCATCGATTACCGTGGGGCTATGCAGGGCTGCGACGACGGCGACGGCGTGCGGCACGCCGCGGAGTCGCTGCGCGCCGCCCGCGATGCGCTGCCCGACCTCGCCGAACAGCTCGACGGCGCGGTGCGTCAGCGGGTGGACGAGACGAGCGGCGCGGTCGAGCACGCCGCTTCGGCTTCGGCCGGGGCGTCGGCTGAGCTGCGGCGGGAGTTGCTGGGGACGGCGCACGAGATCCGGCTGATCGGCACCCGCATGACCGCCGCCCGCGAGGACGCGTTCACCGAGGTCGCGCACGTGCTCGGCGAGTACGCCGACGCCCTCGACACCCTCCTCCGCCCCGCCGACGGCGCCGAGCCGCCGGTCCTCTCGATCACACCGCCACCCGCGCCGGCCCCCAGCATCGTGACGACGGCGCAGGACACCGCGCTCGCCCAGCAGCACCTGCCCGGCGTGATCGCACAGAGGCGCGCGATCAACCAGGTCGTCGCCCGGTTCCCGCCGAAGCTCCAGGAACTGGCGAAGAAACTGCTCTTCGGCCAGTCCTCCCACGCCGTCGAACGCCACGGCCACCACCTGCGACGTGAACACCTGACCGCCCGAGTCCAGTGGCGCCTCGACCCGTCCGGCGAGGACAGCTGGGAGCTCAACGCCGACGGATCGGTGCTGTCCCGGCGCTGGAATGGCGAACCTCATCAGGTCAGCACCACTGGTGGTCGCTACACGTCACCGGAAGCGGTCGCCAAGCCGCTGATCGCTCTCCTGCAGGCGGCTGGACGCACGCAGGCCGACCTGGATCGCTATCTGGACGCCAAGGCGAAGGGGAAGACGCGGCTCAAGATCTTCCTACGGCCCGCGGACACCGGCATCACCCCGGAGGACGTTTCCATCGTGCGCGCGCCCGGCACCGACACCGACTCCGGCGAGCGCATGTGGAAGCGCACCCGGCAGGGGGCGATGGACGGACACGGCGAGGCGCCCGCGGTCCGTGAGCACGACGCCGTGAGACGCGGACGTCACTCTGGGAGCATGATCATGCTGGTGAGACGACCCCACCAACCGTGGCGGCTGGTGACGAGCTATTACACGGACGATCCCAAGCACCAGATGACCTACACGGAGCTGTGATGGAGATCAGCGAGAACTTCCGCGAGTGGCGCCAGGAGTTCAGCGATGGCGGCGGCGAGCTGCGGGACTTCTACATGGAGGCCTGTGAGCAGGTGCCCGAGTGGTTGGAGAGCAACTTCAACGACCTGCGCGGCTTCCGCGATGAGCTGGCCGCGCACATCCGGGACTCGTCGGTCGGGCCGTTCCCGTCGGAGACGCAGTGGACGACGGATGAGATCTTGCGTGATCTGTGGTTCGACGTGTTCGGGGCCGAGCCGCCGCCGGGCGATCCGTACCCCGTTGCGCGGGAGCGTTGGGGGCGGTACCGGATGACCACCTACATGGAGGACATCCCGACGAAGGACACGTCGCGCGTCTCGGAGCCGACCCGCCAGTGGCTCGCGGCGCGCGGAGTGACATTCGAGGACCTCGCGGCCTACAAGGAGCCGGGGGCGGAGGTGGAGTACTCGCGGCCGGAACCGCCGGGGTTCCGGCAGCGGCTCGACGAGCTCACCGCGGCCGGCCGGCGAAACGGACCCGCGGAGGGTGACCGGGTCGCCGAAGCGCGCGCCGACCTGCTGGAGGCGAAGCAGAGCTACCTCGACACCGGCCACGAGGAGCAAGCGGCCGCCGTAGACAAGCTGCTGGCCGACCGCGAGCCGAGGGACGAATAGCACTCAGGCGAGCGTGCTCAACCCGAACGCCACGCTGAAGCCGAGCACCGTCACCAGGCCGGTCGACGGACCGCCGAAGTCGTAGGCCTCGGGGACCATCGTGTCCGTCAGCATGGTGAGCAGAGCGCCCGCCGCGAACGCTTGGACCAGCGCGACCGTCCCGCCGCCCGCGTCGCCGACGAAGTACCAGCCGGCCCAGGACGCCACCCCGGCCACCGCCGTCGTGCCGATCCACAGCAGCAGGATCGTCCGGCGCGACGTCCCGGACTTGAGCAGGCCGGCGGTGGCGGACATCGCCTCGGGCAGGTTGGAGAGAAAGACGGCGGCCAGCATCGCCACGCTCACCCCGGACCCGGCGACCAGCGTCGTGCCCAGCACGACCGACTCAGGGATGCCGTCCAACACGGTGCCGAACGCGATCGCCGCACCCGCGCCGCCGGCCTGGACGCCGGTCGAGCGCTTCCGGTCCGCACCGCCGAGACGGTCGATCAGCAGGTCACCGACGTAGAACGTGAGGGCGCCGGCGGTCAGGCCGGTCAGCAGCACCCAGCCGTTGCTCTCGTCGAACGCGTCCTCGACGAGGTCGTACGCGACGGCGCTGATCAGCACGCCGGCGCCGAACGCCATGACCAGCGCGACCAGCCGCTGCGGCAGCGGCCGCGCCATGACGATCAGCGCGCCGACGATCAGCGACGAACTGGCCAGCAGGCCCCAGAGCAACGCGCTCACAGCATCGGACGATAGTCGCCCGGCGCCGCGAGCGTCTCAGATCTCGACGACGTCGACCACCCGGACGACGTCGGCGAAGTCGCCGGGGTTGCGGGTCAGCAGCGGCAGGCCGTGCACGCCGGCGGTGGCGGCGATCTGCAGGTCCAGCCGGCGTGGTCGCGGGTTGCGCCCGTTACGCCGCACGAGCGACGCCAGGGTGCCGTACAGCCGGGCGGTCGCGACGTCGAAGGGCAGGATCTGGTAGTCGGTCAGCGCCCACTCCAGCCGCTCGGTTCGGATGAGCCGCTCGACCGGGTCGTCGACGTCGAGCCCGTAGGACAGCTCGGCGATCGTGACGGTGCTCAGCGCGGCAGGGGTGGAGGCGTAGGCCCCGAGGTCGACTGATTCGATGTCGATCAGTACCGAGGTGTCGAGCAGGATGCGGGAAGTGGCGGTCACCGCCGCTTGGCCCGCTCCCACTCGTCGGTCAGCGGATCGTCGGGGCCGAAGATCTCGTCGTCGGCGCGACGCTCGGCCGCCCACCGCTCGGCGTCGATCGGCCGCATCCGACGGGCCTTCTCCTGCAGCTCGCCGAGCGTCGGCCAGGAACGGGCAGGTGCTCCCGCCTGGTGGGGAATCAGGTCGGCCACCGGAACCCCACGCCGGGTGACCACGAAGGTCTCACCGGCCTCGACCCGGCGGATGATCTCCGCGTTGTCGTTGCGCAGCTCCCGCTGCCCGATCGTCTCGGTCATAGCACTATTGTAGCGGACGCGCTACATAGGTGCTACGTCAGCGCGTCCGCGTCCAACGTCAGCGTGCCGGCAGCGGCGTCCAGCGTGGCCGGTACCCCCAGCGGAACGGTGATCGACGACGGGCCGTGGCCGAAGCCGAGCTCCGTCACGATCGGCACCCCGAGGCCGCCGAGGCGGTCCAGCACCAGCTCCTCCACCGGGTCGCAGTCGTGCCACGAACCCAGCGCGAAGCCGGCGACGCCGTCCAGCCAGCCCGACCGCAGCAGGTGCGTGAGGAACCCGTCCAGCCGGTACGCCTTCTCTCCGACGTCCTCCAGCAGGACAATCGCCCCCGCGGCCGACGGCAGCCCGGTCGGCGTGCCGATCTCGGCCGCCAGCAGCGCCAGGCAGCCGCCCACCGTCACGCCGGACGCGACGCCCGGCACCAGGGCCCGCACCGACGGCGACGTCAGCACCGTCCCGGCTGCACCGCCGAACAGCATCGAGCGCAGCCCGTCCGCCGTCGACGGCGACGTGACGAACGCCTCGGCGCCGGCCATGGGGCCGTGCAGGGTCGCCACCCCCAGCAGCCGGGCGAAC is from Jiangella alkaliphila and encodes:
- a CDS encoding PIN domain-containing protein; translation: MTATSRILLDTSVLIDIESVDLGAYASTPAALSTVTIAELSYGLDVDDPVERLIRTERLEWALTDYQILPFDVATARLYGTLASLVRRNGRNPRPRRLDLQIAATAGVHGLPLLTRNPGDFADVVRVVDVVEI
- a CDS encoding TetR/AcrR family transcriptional regulator, whose protein sequence is MTVEVGLRERKKAATRAALSAAANRLAVELGVEHVTVEAIAAAADVSPRTFHNYFSSREEAIVASIIDWAERLTDEIEARPADEPIWDSLQTVFLGALDDSPQARARMMAQMDMIMAHPNVIASQLAAFDTMRRRFAETIAARTGTDASRDLYPHLIAGAAGHSFKTALDLWATGKSERPLNDLVAEAFALVRAGLPQPGR
- a CDS encoding oligopeptide/dipeptide ABC transporter ATP-binding protein, whose translation is MSEPILSAEDLHVEFASRRGGGRARAVDGVNLDIARGEIVALVGESGCGKTTLARTLLGLERPTSGRVLHGGTPLTYSSRALKRFRRDVQLVLQDPSGSLNPRHTVYDAVAEGLRIHGDVPNERERVADALSRAGLRPPERFFLRFPHELSGGQRQRVVIAGALVLDPNVIVADEPVASLDASVRGEILALLLRLRDDLGLAALVVTHDLGLAWNIADRVAVMYLGRIVETGPVEKILTAPEHPYTQALLSVLPDAPGSPVVLQGEPPDPTRIPSGCRFHLRCPVLASGAAAAAGVDGACRGEDPGVLAGGTATQVACHYAVHVTVC
- a CDS encoding S66 peptidase family protein, whose amino-acid sequence is MVPLRRPRRLVPGDRVAVVAPSGPVPKDRLDAGCAILRSWGLDVIVMPHVLSVHPSFEYLAGTDEERAADLQEAWCDSSVAGVVCARGGYGVQRLSSLLDWAAMAAVPPKVFVGYSDITALHSAFARLLGVATLHGPMAGAEAFVTSPSTADGLRSMLFGGAAGTVLTSPSVRALVPGVASGVTVGGCLALLAAEIGTPTGLPSAAGAIVLLEDVGEKAYRLDGFLTHLLRSGWLDGVAGFALGSWHDCDPVEELVLDRLGGLGVPIVTELGFGHGPSSITVPLGVPATLDAAAGTLTLDADALT
- a CDS encoding ABC transporter ATP-binding protein, whose product is MGLLEVSDLTVTYRSAGGDVPAVRGVSFALEAGEKLGLAGESGCGKSTMALALLRLLPNTARFTGEIRFNGEDVLTMSWGRLRAVRWAGASIVFQGAMHSLNAVQRIGAQIAEPIRLHSKATEAEIRRKTGELLEQVGLPARRAGAYPHELSGGQRQRVMIAMALACDPQLIVADEPTTALDVMIQAQILTLIESLVADQGISLLMISHDLSVLADTCDRLAVMYAGRIVEEGPAGAVFGAARHPYGAALAAAFPRIGDPASRRRPQGLAGDPPDPAELPAGCAFHPRCAVRLDHCDAVDPTLWPVDGEDRRAACVRVLPDDGRSLVAVTSEGRESA
- a CDS encoding type II toxin-antitoxin system Phd/YefM family antitoxin, whose translation is MTETIGQRELRNDNAEIIRRVEAGETFVVTRRGVPVADLIPHQAGAPARSWPTLGELQEKARRMRPIDAERWAAERRADDEIFGPDDPLTDEWERAKRR
- a CDS encoding metallophosphoesterase family protein; translation: MTIRARRRAAVTAALLSAAVAAPLAVMGTTAVAEESRLGQQTLWRESFNGLSGTVADDGYTHEPPRGWTVEVTPEMEAGGVDDWRGWSFTTREFWTAAEDQMRFRFGRADDVIAVADSDEYDDAAGAADRFDTTLTSRPVRVFGHDELELTFDSHLRPWTGQSATVTVEFDGSGEETTLLRYDSTNTTNDYDGNLANSTEALRFAVPSGVRQAVFRWRLDAPRNSWYWAIDSVSVRTTATSTPSLDDATSLWVVSDIQGHPRDFAHGLRDLDAVRPDGAGLLIAGDIVPTGTTAEWQQINDVVAGAETAGIMPDQLVAAIGNHENYAAESWETLRDRFLDFAGRDEVYGEYVLEGGGGSVPVLVIGQEFPRPPEVGMSDEQVAWLDERLDYWTARKKQVLVIAHFPLGDTVSASWIPWYHESYDRNDELTAMLGDHPNAIFLSGHTHYPFELGDWAVRRRVPGGHPDGFLAINTGAMHIEWDARGENTSGIGEVTTRDINRGLTIDVYADRVVIEARDFGLAGTSGDNDVNEVLRHLEVGNPLLHGRPR
- a CDS encoding ZIP family metal transporter, whose translation is MSALLWGLLASSSLIVGALIVMARPLPQRLVALVMAFGAGVLISAVAYDLVEDAFDESNGWVLLTGLTAGALTFYVGDLLIDRLGGADRKRSTGVQAGGAGAAIAFGTVLDGIPESVVLGTTLVAGSGVSVAMLAAVFLSNLPEAMSATAGLLKSGTSRRTILLLWIGTTAVAGVASWAGWYFVGDAGGGTVALVQAFAAGALLTMLTDTMVPEAYDFGGPSTGLVTVLGFSVAFGLSTLA
- a CDS encoding MMPL family transporter — protein: MATFLYRLGRFSYRRRGVVLAIWLGLVALVGVGAATLSGPTSDTFSIPGTESQEAFDLLDERFPGSNADGVQARVVFAAPEGETLTEPENQAAVEEVLAELASAPQVAQVPDPFEAGTVSDDQRIAFSQVTYSVQFADLTDEARDALFEAAENGRDAGLTVELGGEAAMAEEEPGGGTEFVGIAVAAVVLVITFGSLIAAGLPLLTAILGIMIGISAITAASGFIDIGSSTPTLALMLGLAVGIDYALFIVSRYRHELAIGREGEEAAGRAVGTAGSAVVFAGLTVMIALAGLFVVNIPLLTEMGLAAALTVGVAVIIALTLLPALLGFAKRRVMGGRIPGLRKVRDPEGDGGKPTLGRRWANLITRRPIPVLVVAGVGMLALAAPVLDLRLGLPDEGSSAPGTTQREAYDLTVEGFGAGFNGPLMIVVDATGSGDPQAAADQVAGTLGEVDDVVSVSPPMFNEAGDTAIVNVVPESAPGSTETEDLVAAIRDQGESLADETGATLAVTGTTAINIDFTERMADALLPYLLLVVGLSLILLTIVFRSILVPLKAALGFLLTMGATFGALVAVFQWGWFNGALGIEQTGPIVSMLPIFLIGVVFGLAMDYQVFLVTRMREEHVHGASPTESVVIGFQHGARVVSAAAMIMISVFAAFIFGGEDFIMQIGLALAAAVAFDAFVVRMTIVPAVMTLLGSRAWFLPRWLDRLLPNVDVEGEKLNRQYREEPEAELEPEPAQQR